One stretch of Streptomyces agglomeratus DNA includes these proteins:
- a CDS encoding siderophore-interacting protein: protein MAERTARKTPQAREAQVVRTERITPHMVRVVLGSEGLAGLTADEFTDHYIKVLFPAAGAVYPEPFDMARIREEFPAEQWPVTRTYTVRAWDAVQRELTVDFVVHGDEGLAGPWAARVRPGETVRFLGPGGGYAPDPAAAWHLLVGDESALPAIAASLERMPEGAVVHAFVEVAGPEEEQKIGTPDGVAVNWLHRGGKPVGEALIAAVRGLDFPAGDVHAFVHGEAGFVKDLRRHLRVDRGIARERLSISGYWRLGQDDDAWRAVKREWNEQVEREQEPAASA, encoded by the coding sequence GTGGCAGAACGAACGGCTCGCAAGACACCGCAGGCCCGTGAGGCGCAGGTGGTGCGCACCGAGCGGATCACACCGCACATGGTTCGTGTCGTCCTGGGCAGTGAGGGGCTGGCCGGACTCACGGCCGACGAGTTCACCGACCACTACATCAAGGTGCTGTTCCCGGCGGCCGGAGCGGTCTACCCGGAGCCGTTCGACATGGCCCGGATCCGCGAGGAGTTCCCGGCCGAGCAGTGGCCGGTCACACGGACGTACACGGTGCGCGCGTGGGACGCCGTACAGCGCGAGCTGACGGTCGACTTCGTGGTGCACGGCGACGAGGGCCTGGCCGGCCCGTGGGCGGCGCGGGTGCGGCCCGGTGAGACGGTGCGCTTCCTGGGCCCCGGCGGCGGTTACGCGCCGGACCCGGCGGCCGCCTGGCATCTGCTGGTGGGCGACGAGAGCGCGCTCCCCGCGATCGCCGCGTCCCTGGAGCGGATGCCGGAGGGCGCCGTGGTGCACGCCTTCGTCGAGGTGGCGGGCCCCGAGGAGGAGCAGAAGATCGGCACGCCGGACGGCGTGGCGGTGAACTGGCTGCACCGCGGCGGGAAGCCGGTGGGCGAGGCCCTGATCGCCGCCGTGCGCGGGCTCGACTTCCCGGCGGGCGACGTCCACGCGTTCGTCCACGGTGAGGCGGGCTTCGTGAAGGACCTCCGCCGCCACCTGCGCGTGGACCGCGGGATCGCGCGTGAGCGGCTGTCCATCTCGGGTTACTGGCGCCTCGGGCAGGACGACGACGCCTGGCGCGCGGTCAAGCGCGAGTGGAACGAGCAGGTCGAGCGCGAGCAGGAGCCGGCCGCCTCCGCCTGA
- a CDS encoding 5'-3' exonuclease, whose product MLLDTASLYFRAYFGVPDSVRAPDGTPVNAVRGLLDFITRLVQDHHPDDLVACMDADWRPHWRVELIPSYKAHRVALETATGPDEEEIPDTLSPQVPVIEDVLDALGIARVGVEPYEADDVIGTLTARATGPVDIVTGDRDLYQLVDDARRVRVLYPLKGVGSLQVTDETWLREKYAVNGPGYVDLALLRGDPSDGLPGVPGIGEKTAAKLLAAYGDLAGIMAAVGDPMSRLTPSQRKRLDESRDYIAVAPKVVRVASDVPLPEFDAALPAEPRDPASLAELAARWGLGGSLERLLTTLRG is encoded by the coding sequence ATGCTCCTCGACACCGCTTCCCTCTACTTCCGCGCGTACTTCGGGGTTCCCGACTCCGTACGCGCCCCGGACGGCACGCCCGTCAACGCCGTACGCGGCCTGCTCGACTTCATCACCCGGCTCGTCCAGGACCACCACCCCGACGACCTCGTCGCCTGCATGGACGCCGACTGGCGGCCGCACTGGCGGGTGGAGCTGATCCCCTCGTACAAGGCGCACCGGGTCGCGCTGGAGACGGCGACCGGGCCCGACGAGGAGGAGATCCCGGACACGCTCTCGCCCCAGGTACCGGTCATCGAGGACGTGCTCGACGCGCTGGGGATCGCCCGGGTGGGCGTCGAGCCGTACGAGGCGGACGACGTGATCGGCACCCTGACGGCACGCGCCACCGGGCCCGTCGACATCGTCACCGGCGACCGCGACCTCTACCAGTTGGTGGACGACGCCCGCCGGGTGCGCGTGCTGTACCCGCTGAAGGGTGTCGGCTCGCTCCAGGTCACCGACGAGACGTGGCTGCGGGAGAAGTACGCCGTGAACGGTCCCGGGTACGTCGATCTGGCGCTCCTGCGCGGCGACCCGAGTGACGGACTTCCGGGCGTTCCCGGGATCGGCGAGAAGACGGCCGCGAAGCTCCTCGCGGCGTACGGCGACCTCGCCGGGATCATGGCGGCGGTGGGTGACCCGATGTCCCGGCTGACGCCGTCGCAGCGCAAGCGGCTGGACGAGTCGCGGGACTACATCGCGGTCGCGCCGAAGGTGGTGCGCGTCGCCTCCGACGTACCGCTGCCGGAATTCGACGCCGCGCTGCCCGCCGAGCCGCGCGATCCGGCCTCACTCGCCGAGCTGGCGGCGCGGTGGGGACTGGGCGGGTCGCTGGAGCGGCTTCTGACCACCCTGCGCGGCTAG
- a CDS encoding quaternary amine ABC transporter ATP-binding protein, which yields MSRLQADHLYKVFGRRPEEAVRRLESGADRDELRADGTTAAVIDASFSVEPGQIFVVMGLSGSGKSTLLRMLNGLLEPTAGTVLFDGQDLTALNPAALRAVRSSKISMVFQHFALFPHRSVLENAGYGLEVQGVPRAEREKRATEALELAGLKGWEKSWPDELSGGMQQRVGLARALATDADLLLMDESFSALDPLIRRDMQDQLLELQKRLKKTIVFITHDLNEAMRLGDRIAVMRDGRIVQLGTAEDILVTPADDYVASFTQDVDRSRVLTAGAVMTDPGTAFGTRTDDGRELRDARDVLDAAPATVPADTPIVELFTPCSTSGAPVAVTGADGTLIGVVGRARLLAVLGEPMTSGRHPEGAGPVDARSPGDTAKPNDATTPDRSTSDATAPDRPTSKVIARA from the coding sequence GTGTCCAGGCTTCAGGCCGACCACTTGTACAAAGTGTTCGGCAGACGACCCGAAGAGGCGGTACGGAGGCTCGAAAGCGGAGCGGACCGCGACGAGCTGCGCGCCGACGGGACGACGGCCGCGGTGATCGACGCCTCGTTCTCCGTGGAGCCGGGCCAGATCTTCGTCGTCATGGGGCTGTCCGGGTCCGGCAAGTCGACGCTGCTGCGGATGCTCAACGGGCTGCTGGAGCCGACGGCGGGCACGGTCCTCTTCGACGGACAGGACCTCACCGCGCTGAACCCCGCCGCGCTGCGCGCCGTACGGTCCTCGAAGATCAGCATGGTGTTCCAGCACTTCGCGCTGTTCCCGCACCGGAGCGTTCTGGAGAACGCCGGGTACGGCCTCGAAGTACAGGGCGTCCCGCGCGCCGAACGCGAGAAGCGCGCCACCGAGGCCCTGGAACTCGCCGGCCTCAAGGGCTGGGAGAAATCCTGGCCCGACGAGCTGTCGGGCGGTATGCAGCAGCGCGTCGGCCTGGCCCGCGCGCTCGCCACCGACGCCGATCTCCTGCTGATGGACGAGTCGTTCAGCGCCCTCGACCCGCTGATCCGCCGCGACATGCAGGACCAGCTCCTCGAACTCCAGAAGCGCCTGAAGAAAACCATCGTCTTCATCACCCACGACCTCAACGAGGCCATGCGCCTCGGCGACCGCATCGCCGTCATGCGCGACGGGCGCATCGTCCAGCTGGGCACCGCCGAGGACATCCTCGTCACTCCGGCCGACGACTACGTCGCCTCCTTCACCCAGGACGTGGACCGCTCCCGCGTGCTCACGGCGGGCGCCGTCATGACGGACCCCGGGACCGCCTTCGGTACGAGGACGGACGACGGCCGGGAGCTGCGCGACGCGCGGGACGTGCTGGACGCGGCCCCCGCGACCGTTCCCGCCGACACCCCGATCGTCGAACTGTTCACTCCCTGCTCCACCAGCGGCGCGCCCGTCGCCGTGACCGGCGCCGATGGCACGCTCATCGGCGTTGTGGGGCGCGCCCGGCTGCTGGCGGTCCTCGGCGAACCGATGACCTCCGGGCGGCACCCCGAGGGCGCCGGCCCGGTCGACGCCAGGAGCCCCGGCGACACCGCGAAGCCCAATGACGCCACGACACCGGACCGGTCCACGAGCGACGCCACCGCACCGGACCGCCCCACGAGCAAGGTGATCGCCCGTGCCTAG
- a CDS encoding glycine betaine ABC transporter substrate-binding protein, with protein MPRIPMGEWVNDAVDWLQTHLAPVFDAASTVISGMQDGIYTVLAAPHPLLLAGILAVVACRLRGLTAGALAFAGFALIDSVEMWDDAMSTLSLVLVATVITLAVAVPLGIWSARSKTVSAATRPVMDFMQTMPAMVYLIPGVLFFGVGAVPGIIATIIFALPPGVRMTELGIRQVDGDLVEAAQAFGTSPRDTLLRVQLPLALPTIMAGVNQVIMLGLSMVVIAGMVGAGGLGGAVYRALGNVDVGLGFEAGLSIVVLAMYLDRMTGALGAQISPLGRRALARARETGRPGGAKLWNYRPQPAVALAGVVVLALVAGGTSVFGGTKAADADDPGNVGKGKKISMGYIPWDEGIASTFLWKELLERRGYEVDAEQYEAGSLYTGQSTGQIDIQTDSWLPVTHEKYWAKYQDKLEDMGSWYGPTSLELSVPSYMKDVDSLEDLKGRSDTFKGRIIGIEPSAGMMGLLKDKVLEEYGLEGEYEVVDGSTPGMLAELKRAYDEKEPVVTTLWSPHWAYSTYDLKKLKDPKGAWGKGDGVHTLTREGFSDENPAVGKWLKDFRMTEEQLTGLEAKIQAGGKGKEQDAVRAWLRENPGLADQWAPVAGTSEGDAGAAAASRRPTAAAQVDAGIAEKLAPAAG; from the coding sequence GTGCCTAGGATCCCCATGGGCGAGTGGGTCAACGACGCCGTCGACTGGCTCCAGACCCACCTCGCGCCCGTCTTCGACGCGGCCAGTACCGTCATCAGCGGCATGCAGGACGGCATCTACACCGTTCTCGCCGCCCCGCACCCCCTCCTGCTCGCCGGCATCCTCGCGGTCGTCGCGTGCCGGCTGCGCGGCCTGACCGCCGGTGCCCTGGCCTTCGCCGGTTTCGCGCTCATCGACTCGGTCGAGATGTGGGACGACGCCATGTCGACCCTCTCGCTGGTCCTCGTCGCGACCGTCATCACGCTGGCCGTCGCCGTACCCCTGGGCATCTGGTCCGCGCGCTCGAAGACGGTCAGCGCCGCGACCCGCCCCGTCATGGACTTCATGCAGACCATGCCCGCCATGGTCTACCTGATCCCCGGCGTGCTGTTCTTCGGCGTCGGAGCGGTCCCCGGCATCATCGCCACGATCATCTTCGCGCTGCCCCCGGGCGTACGCATGACCGAACTCGGCATCCGTCAGGTCGACGGCGACCTCGTCGAAGCCGCCCAGGCGTTCGGTACGAGCCCCCGCGACACCCTGCTGCGCGTACAGCTCCCGCTCGCCCTGCCGACGATCATGGCCGGCGTCAACCAGGTCATCATGCTGGGCCTGTCCATGGTGGTCATCGCCGGCATGGTCGGCGCCGGCGGCCTGGGCGGCGCGGTCTACCGCGCGCTCGGCAACGTCGACGTCGGTCTCGGCTTCGAAGCCGGTCTGTCCATCGTCGTCCTCGCCATGTACCTCGACCGGATGACCGGCGCGCTCGGCGCGCAGATCTCCCCGCTCGGCCGCCGCGCGCTCGCCAGGGCCAGGGAGACGGGCAGGCCGGGCGGCGCGAAGCTCTGGAACTACCGCCCGCAGCCCGCCGTCGCCTTGGCCGGAGTCGTCGTACTCGCCCTCGTCGCCGGTGGCACGAGTGTGTTCGGCGGCACGAAGGCCGCCGACGCCGACGACCCCGGCAACGTCGGCAAGGGCAAGAAGATCTCCATGGGCTACATCCCCTGGGACGAGGGCATCGCGTCCACGTTCCTCTGGAAGGAGCTGCTGGAGCGGCGCGGGTACGAGGTCGACGCCGAGCAGTACGAGGCGGGCTCGCTCTACACCGGCCAGTCCACCGGCCAGATCGACATCCAGACCGACTCCTGGCTGCCCGTCACGCACGAGAAGTACTGGGCGAAGTACCAGGACAAGCTGGAGGACATGGGCTCCTGGTACGGACCGACGTCCCTGGAGCTGTCCGTCCCCTCGTACATGAAGGACGTCGACTCCCTCGAAGACCTCAAGGGCAGGTCGGACACGTTCAAGGGCCGCATCATCGGCATCGAGCCGAGCGCCGGGATGATGGGCCTCCTCAAGGACAAGGTTCTCGAGGAGTACGGCCTGGAGGGCGAGTACGAGGTCGTCGACGGCTCCACCCCCGGCATGCTGGCCGAGCTCAAGCGCGCGTATGACGAGAAGGAGCCCGTCGTCACCACGCTGTGGTCGCCGCACTGGGCGTACAGCACCTACGACCTGAAGAAGCTCAAGGACCCGAAGGGCGCCTGGGGCAAGGGCGACGGTGTGCACACGCTCACGCGCGAGGGCTTCTCCGACGAGAACCCGGCCGTCGGGAAGTGGCTCAAGGACTTCCGGATGACCGAGGAGCAGCTCACGGGTCTTGAGGCGAAGATCCAGGCGGGCGGCAAGGGCAAAGAACAGGACGCCGTCCGCGCCTGGCTCAGGGAGAACCCGGGCCTGGCCGACCAGTGGGCGCCGGTCGCCGGGACGTCCGAGGGGGACGCCGGGGCAGCGGCGGCTTCCCGGCGGCCCACCGCGGCCGCCCAGGTCGACGCGGGCATCGCCGAGAAGTTGGCACCGGCCGCCGGCTGA
- a CDS encoding helix-turn-helix domain-containing protein → MDDKETLRVGTAVRRRRKSLALTLATVAARSGLSVPFLSQIENERARPSTRSLERVAKALETTAAELIDAADSGRTVDVVRAGQYDGGDGGADVRCVVRGRHQLRATEYTGEQDTGREFQHHGDELMYIADGAAEVEAEGRAYRLERGDTLFLSGGVRHRWRATEAGTRILVVAAAGTVGHDDDGETDTRNDGGGSARADG, encoded by the coding sequence ATGGACGACAAGGAAACTCTTCGGGTCGGTACGGCCGTCCGGAGGCGTCGCAAGTCCCTGGCCCTCACCCTGGCCACGGTCGCGGCGCGCAGCGGGCTCTCGGTGCCGTTCCTCAGCCAGATCGAGAACGAGCGGGCGAGACCCAGCACGCGCTCCCTGGAGCGGGTGGCCAAGGCGCTGGAGACCACCGCGGCCGAACTGATCGACGCCGCGGACTCGGGACGTACGGTCGACGTCGTACGGGCCGGGCAGTACGACGGCGGGGACGGCGGCGCGGACGTGCGGTGCGTCGTGCGCGGCAGGCATCAGCTGCGGGCCACCGAGTACACCGGGGAGCAGGACACCGGCCGCGAGTTCCAGCACCACGGCGACGAGCTGATGTACATCGCGGACGGCGCCGCCGAGGTGGAGGCCGAAGGGCGGGCGTACCGGCTGGAGCGCGGTGACACGCTGTTCCTGTCCGGAGGCGTACGGCACCGGTGGCGGGCCACCGAGGCGGGCACCCGGATCCTCGTAGTCGCGGCGGCGGGCACGGTCGGACACGACGACGACGGTGAGACCGATACCCGCAACGACGGCGGCGGCAGCGCCCGCGCCGACGGCTGA
- a CDS encoding helical backbone metal receptor, with protein MRVVSLVPSLTESVAVSAPGLLVGATDWCSHPADLDVVRIGGTKNPDVEAVVRLRPDLVLANEEENREPDLAALRQAGLTVMVTVIRDLPQALAELDRVLTAGCGLTTRPGWLDAAEEAWSGAGPVAGGDGPRLKAVVPVWRRPWMVLGRDTFAGDLLARLGVDHLYAGHAERYPRVPLDELRAAGADLVVLPDEPYRFTEDDGPEAFPGLPAALVSGRHLTWYGPSLAEAPRVLRAALR; from the coding sequence ATGCGCGTCGTGTCCCTCGTGCCGTCCCTCACCGAGTCCGTGGCGGTCAGCGCGCCGGGGCTGCTCGTCGGGGCGACCGACTGGTGCAGCCACCCGGCCGACCTCGACGTCGTACGCATCGGCGGGACGAAGAACCCGGACGTCGAGGCCGTCGTACGGCTGCGCCCGGACCTCGTGCTCGCCAACGAGGAGGAGAACCGCGAACCCGACCTCGCCGCCCTCCGGCAGGCCGGGCTCACCGTCATGGTCACCGTGATCCGGGACCTTCCGCAGGCCCTTGCCGAGCTGGACCGGGTTCTGACGGCGGGCTGCGGCCTGACCACCCGGCCCGGCTGGCTCGACGCGGCGGAAGAAGCCTGGAGCGGTGCCGGGCCGGTCGCCGGGGGCGACGGCCCGCGGCTCAAGGCCGTCGTGCCGGTCTGGCGCAGGCCCTGGATGGTCCTGGGCCGGGACACCTTCGCCGGGGACCTGCTGGCCAGACTCGGCGTCGACCACCTCTACGCCGGCCACGCCGAGCGCTACCCCCGCGTCCCCCTTGACGAACTGCGCGCGGCCGGGGCGGACCTCGTCGTACTGCCGGACGAGCCCTACCGCTTCACCGAGGACGACGGGCCCGAGGCGTTCCCCGGGCTGCCCGCCGCGCTCGTCAGCGGTCGCCACCTCACCTGGTACGGGCCGTCCCTGGCCGAGGCGCCCCGGGTGCTGCGAGCAGCGCTCCGCTGA
- a CDS encoding TDT family transporter gives MATYAQPRPLVAAPRLPALRHLGPNWYATVMGTAIVANAGAGLPFAVPGLRPVLTGVWGLSAVLLGVLLLARAGHWAYHRDQAGAHLLDPAVAPFYGCLAMALLSVGGATVTVGGDVMGTGAALAAGTVLWSLGTAVGLAAAVAIPYLLVVRHRVEPGSASPVWLLAVVAPMVSAALGPQLVPHLPGGQWREAMLLGCYAMFGLSLLATLVMLPLIFGRLVHGGPLPLALTPTLFLVLGPLGQSVTAVNTLADVAPGAVGAPYADALGAFAVLYGVPVTGFALLWLVLAAAMVVRAARQGMPFAMTWWAFTFPVGTCVTGAAGLARHTGLDALGWLAAGLYAALVLAWAVAGVRTLRGVVSGALLAAPGAPRPGTARTR, from the coding sequence ATGGCCACCTATGCGCAGCCGCGCCCCCTCGTCGCCGCCCCGCGTCTGCCCGCGCTGCGCCATCTCGGGCCCAACTGGTACGCCACGGTGATGGGTACCGCCATCGTCGCCAACGCCGGCGCCGGCCTCCCCTTCGCCGTCCCCGGCCTGCGCCCCGTGCTCACCGGCGTCTGGGGGCTGTCCGCCGTGCTGCTCGGTGTGCTGCTTCTCGCGCGCGCGGGCCACTGGGCGTACCACCGCGACCAGGCGGGGGCGCACCTCCTGGACCCCGCCGTGGCCCCGTTCTACGGCTGCCTGGCCATGGCGCTGCTCTCGGTCGGCGGCGCCACCGTGACGGTCGGCGGGGACGTCATGGGCACCGGCGCCGCCCTCGCCGCCGGCACGGTGCTCTGGAGCCTGGGGACGGCCGTCGGTCTGGCGGCCGCCGTCGCGATCCCGTACCTGCTGGTCGTACGGCACCGGGTGGAGCCCGGCAGTGCCTCCCCGGTGTGGCTGCTGGCGGTGGTGGCGCCCATGGTCTCGGCGGCGCTGGGGCCGCAGCTGGTCCCGCACCTGCCCGGCGGGCAGTGGCGGGAGGCGATGCTGCTGGGCTGCTATGCGATGTTCGGGCTCAGCCTGCTCGCCACGCTGGTGATGCTGCCGCTGATATTCGGCCGCCTCGTTCACGGCGGCCCGCTGCCGCTCGCGCTGACGCCGACGCTCTTTCTCGTACTCGGCCCGCTCGGTCAGTCCGTCACGGCGGTCAACACGCTCGCCGACGTCGCTCCGGGCGCCGTCGGAGCGCCGTACGCGGACGCGCTCGGCGCCTTCGCGGTCCTCTACGGCGTGCCCGTGACGGGCTTCGCGCTGCTGTGGCTGGTGCTCGCGGCGGCCATGGTGGTCAGGGCGGCCAGGCAGGGCATGCCGTTCGCCATGACGTGGTGGGCGTTCACCTTCCCGGTCGGTACGTGCGTCACGGGCGCCGCCGGGCTCGCCCGCCACACCGGGCTCGACGCCCTCGGCTGGCTGGCGGCCGGCCTGTACGCGGCGCTCGTCCTCGCCTGGGCGGTCGCGGGCGTACGGACGCTGCGCGGTGTGGTCAGCGGAGCGCTGCTCGCAGCACCCGGGGCGCCTCGGCCAGGGACGGCCCGTACCAGGTGA
- a CDS encoding LysR family transcriptional regulator, with amino-acid sequence MSRHDAGTGPGPGHDPRAGGGGAPLAHRVPDLGAMELLLGVARLGSLGRAARELGISQPAASSRIRSMERQLGVALVDRSPRGSRLTEAGALVTDWARRVVEAAEAFDAGAQALRGRRDSRLRVAASMTIAEYLLPGWLIALHGQRPGTAVSLLAGNSAVVAQRLLGGEADLGFVEGLAVPDGLDGVVIGHDRLVVVAATSHPWARRRRPVAARELAEASLILREKGSGTRQVLDAALAGYGGLAAPLLELASTTAVKAAAVSGAGPSVLSELAVGEELASRRLVEIPVEGIRLSRDLRAVWPTGPRPTGPARDLLGLTRPAPEKG; translated from the coding sequence ATGAGTCGCCATGACGCTGGTACAGGGCCCGGTCCGGGACACGACCCCCGCGCCGGGGGAGGCGGGGCACCGCTCGCCCACCGGGTGCCCGACCTCGGCGCCATGGAGCTGCTGCTGGGCGTCGCGCGGCTCGGCAGCCTGGGGCGCGCGGCGCGGGAGCTCGGCATCAGCCAGCCCGCCGCGAGCAGTCGTATCCGCTCGATGGAACGGCAGCTCGGCGTCGCCCTGGTCGACCGTTCGCCGCGCGGCTCGCGCCTCACCGAGGCGGGCGCGCTCGTCACCGACTGGGCGCGCCGGGTGGTGGAGGCGGCCGAGGCGTTCGACGCGGGGGCGCAGGCGCTGCGCGGGCGGCGGGACTCGCGGCTGCGCGTCGCGGCCAGTATGACGATCGCCGAGTACCTGCTGCCGGGCTGGCTGATCGCGCTGCACGGACAGCGGCCCGGTACGGCGGTCTCCCTGCTCGCCGGCAACTCCGCCGTCGTCGCGCAGCGTCTGCTCGGCGGCGAGGCCGACCTGGGCTTCGTGGAGGGGCTGGCCGTGCCCGACGGGCTCGACGGCGTCGTCATCGGCCACGACCGGCTCGTCGTGGTCGCGGCCACCAGCCACCCGTGGGCCCGCCGGCGCCGCCCGGTGGCCGCGCGGGAGCTGGCCGAGGCGTCACTCATCCTGCGGGAGAAGGGCTCCGGCACCCGGCAGGTGCTGGACGCGGCCCTCGCGGGGTACGGCGGCCTCGCCGCCCCGCTCCTCGAACTCGCCTCCACGACAGCGGTGAAGGCGGCGGCGGTCAGCGGCGCCGGCCCCAGCGTGCTCAGCGAACTTGCCGTGGGCGAGGAGCTGGCCTCCCGCCGCCTGGTCGAAATCCCGGTCGAGGGCATCCGGCTGAGCCGCGACCTGCGCGCGGTCTGGCCGACGGGCCCGCGTCCCACCGGGCCCGCCCGGGACCTGCTGGGACTGACACGGCCGGCCCCGGAGAAGGGATGA
- a CDS encoding gamma-glutamyl-gamma-aminobutyrate hydrolase family protein translates to MSKPLIGISTYLEPAKWGVWDMPAALLPVGYPRLVQAAGGLAAMVPPDEPSYAAEVVGRLDGLVVAGGADVDPVRYGAERDPRTGPPARERDGWELALIGAALASGTPLLGICRGMQLLNVARGGTLLQHLEGHTAGPGVLGRHTVRPVPGTRYASVVPEETGVPTYHHQAADRIGDGLVVSAYAADGTPEALELPGGQWVLGVQWHPEMGEDLRVMQALVSAAAAAAGRPSPRARQLQT, encoded by the coding sequence GTGTCCAAGCCGCTCATCGGCATCAGCACCTACCTGGAGCCCGCCAAATGGGGCGTCTGGGACATGCCCGCCGCCCTGCTCCCGGTCGGCTATCCGCGCCTCGTGCAGGCGGCGGGCGGCCTCGCGGCGATGGTGCCGCCCGACGAGCCGTCGTACGCCGCCGAGGTGGTGGGCCGTCTCGACGGCCTGGTCGTGGCGGGCGGCGCGGATGTCGATCCCGTACGGTACGGCGCCGAGCGGGACCCCCGCACCGGGCCGCCGGCCCGGGAGCGCGACGGGTGGGAACTGGCCCTCATCGGGGCCGCCCTGGCGTCGGGGACGCCGCTGCTGGGCATCTGCCGGGGCATGCAGCTGCTGAACGTGGCACGCGGCGGCACCCTGCTCCAGCACCTGGAGGGGCACACGGCCGGCCCCGGTGTCCTCGGCCGCCACACGGTGCGGCCGGTGCCCGGGACCCGCTACGCCTCGGTCGTACCCGAGGAGACCGGCGTACCGACGTACCACCACCAGGCCGCCGACCGGATCGGCGACGGCCTGGTGGTGTCGGCGTACGCGGCGGACGGGACGCCCGAGGCCCTCGAACTGCCCGGCGGGCAGTGGGTTCTGGGCGTTCAGTGGCATCCGGAGATGGGCGAGGACCTGCGGGTGATGCAAGCGCTGGTGTCGGCCGCTGCGGCCGCCGCCGGCCGGCCGTCGCCGCGTGCGCGACAGCTCCAGACCTGA
- the eat gene encoding ethanolamine permease: protein MADSTDSRTPPPAPTPPSGSPGPDDGYLRRRTLRRGSAGWLLLTGLGVAYVVSGDFSGWNIGLAEGGFGGLAIATLVMGVMYACLVFALAELSAILPTAGGGYGFARRALGTWGGFLTGTAILIEYILAPAAISIFIGDYVESLGLFGLTAGWPVYLACFAVFIGIHLWGVGEALRFSLVVTAIAVAALLIFAVGAFTEFSADGLNDIPVDKEALGANSWLPFGLLGIWAAFPFGMWFFLGVEGVPLAAEEAKDPVRSMPRALAISMAVLALLALVTFFAATGARGSAAVQDAGNPLVVALQGDGDPTPLSRFVNYAGLAGLVASFFSLIYAGSRQLFALSRAGYLPRFLSLTSRRKAPYLGLLIPGAIGFALAAGTGDGARMLNIAVFGATISYALMALSHIVLRRREPGLHRPYRTPGGVVTSSVAFVLALSALVATFLVDKDAAFIALGVYVVALAYFAFYSRHRLVATAPEEEFAALAEAEAELERN, encoded by the coding sequence ATGGCCGACAGCACCGACTCGCGCACCCCACCGCCCGCCCCCACCCCACCGTCCGGCTCCCCCGGCCCGGACGACGGCTATCTGCGACGGCGCACCCTGCGCCGGGGCAGCGCCGGATGGCTGCTGCTGACCGGGCTCGGCGTCGCCTACGTCGTCTCCGGTGACTTCTCCGGCTGGAACATCGGCCTGGCCGAGGGCGGCTTCGGCGGCCTGGCCATAGCCACCCTGGTCATGGGCGTGATGTACGCCTGCCTGGTCTTCGCACTCGCCGAACTGTCCGCCATCCTGCCCACGGCGGGCGGCGGCTACGGTTTCGCCCGGCGCGCGCTCGGCACCTGGGGCGGATTCCTGACCGGCACGGCCATCCTCATCGAGTACATCCTGGCGCCCGCCGCGATCTCCATCTTCATCGGCGACTACGTCGAGTCGCTGGGCCTCTTCGGGCTCACCGCGGGCTGGCCGGTCTACCTCGCCTGCTTCGCCGTCTTCATCGGCATCCACCTGTGGGGCGTCGGGGAGGCGCTGCGCTTCAGCCTCGTGGTGACCGCGATCGCGGTGGCGGCGCTGCTGATCTTCGCGGTGGGCGCCTTCACCGAGTTCAGCGCGGACGGCCTCAACGACATCCCGGTCGACAAGGAGGCGCTCGGCGCGAACTCCTGGCTGCCGTTCGGACTGCTCGGCATCTGGGCCGCCTTCCCCTTCGGCATGTGGTTCTTCCTCGGCGTCGAAGGTGTGCCGCTCGCCGCCGAGGAGGCCAAGGACCCCGTGCGGTCCATGCCGCGCGCGCTGGCCATCTCCATGGCCGTCCTCGCGCTGCTCGCCCTGGTCACCTTCTTCGCCGCCACCGGCGCGCGCGGCTCGGCCGCCGTGCAGGACGCGGGCAACCCGCTGGTCGTGGCGCTCCAGGGCGACGGCGATCCGACGCCGCTCAGCCGCTTCGTCAACTACGCGGGTCTGGCGGGCCTCGTCGCCTCGTTCTTCTCGCTCATCTACGCCGGGTCGCGGCAGTTGTTCGCGCTCTCCCGGGCCGGCTACCTGCCGCGCTTCCTGTCGCTGACGAGCCGCCGCAAGGCGCCGTACCTCGGGCTGCTCATCCCCGGGGCGATCGGATTCGCGCTGGCGGCGGGGACCGGGGACGGCGCGCGGATGCTGAACATCGCGGTCTTCGGCGCCACCATCTCGTACGCCCTGATGGCTCTCTCCCACATTGTGCTGCGCCGCCGCGAGCCCGGGCTGCACCGCCCGTACCGCACGCCGGGCGGCGTCGTCACCTCGTCCGTGGCCTTCGTGCTGGCGCTGTCGGCGCTGGTGGCGACGTTCCTGGTGGACAAGGACGCGGCCTTCATCGCCCTCGGGGTGTACGTCGTCGCCCTCGCCTACTTCGCGTTCTACAGTCGGCACCGGCTCGTCGCCACGGCTCCCGAGGAGGAGTTCGCCGCGCTCGCCGAGGCCGAGGCCGAACTCGAACGCAACTGA